The following coding sequences are from one Halorubrum sp. BOL3-1 window:
- the gcvH gene encoding glycine cleavage system protein GcvH, giving the protein MSFDVPDDRRYLESHEWSTTGGDAVRIGVSDFAQDELGDVVFVELPEVGDEIAGGEAFGVVESIKAVSDLYAPVSGEIVAVNEELFDRPELVNEDPYGDGWLVEVTPVEGGEADGLLDADEYDDQIA; this is encoded by the coding sequence ATGAGCTTCGACGTTCCCGACGACAGACGGTACCTGGAATCGCACGAGTGGTCGACGACCGGCGGCGACGCCGTTCGGATCGGCGTCTCCGACTTCGCGCAGGACGAGTTGGGCGACGTGGTGTTCGTCGAGCTGCCCGAGGTCGGCGACGAGATCGCTGGCGGTGAGGCGTTCGGCGTCGTCGAGTCTATCAAGGCCGTCTCGGACCTGTACGCGCCCGTCTCGGGCGAGATCGTCGCGGTCAACGAGGAACTGTTCGACCGCCCGGAGCTGGTCAACGAGGACCCGTACGGCGACGGGTGGCTGGTCGAAGTGACCCCGGTCGAGGGCGGCGAGGCCGACGGACTGCTCGACGCCGACGAGTACGACGACCAGATCGCCTGA
- the fen gene encoding flap endonuclease-1 — protein sequence MGNADLRDLASIRDVPFAEIEGSVVAVDAHNWLYRYLTTTVKWTADEAYTTPDGTEVANLIGVVQGLPKFFEHDLIPVMVFDGAVTDLKADEVAERREKREAAEERRAAAEERGDAAEAARLEARTQRLTDAIQETTRELLRLLDVPIVEAPAEGEAQCAHMAATGTVDHAGSEDYDALLFGAPTTLRQLTSKGDPELMDLAATLADLDLDRQGLVDVAMLCGTDFNEGVRGIGPKTAVKAVREHGDLWGVLNARDAEMPNAEAIRELFMDPPAADSGVDADVNPDVEAAREYVVDEWGVAGEEVERGFERIAESQVQSGLDRWT from the coding sequence ATGGGAAACGCCGACCTGCGCGATCTTGCGTCGATCCGAGACGTTCCCTTCGCGGAGATCGAGGGGAGCGTCGTCGCCGTCGACGCGCACAACTGGCTGTACCGCTACCTCACGACCACGGTCAAGTGGACGGCGGACGAGGCGTACACGACCCCCGACGGGACCGAGGTCGCAAACCTGATCGGGGTGGTTCAGGGGTTACCGAAGTTCTTCGAGCACGACCTGATCCCGGTGATGGTGTTCGACGGCGCCGTCACCGACCTGAAGGCCGACGAGGTGGCCGAGCGACGCGAGAAGCGCGAGGCGGCCGAGGAGCGCCGGGCGGCCGCCGAGGAGCGCGGGGACGCGGCCGAGGCCGCGCGGCTGGAGGCCCGCACGCAGCGGCTCACCGACGCGATCCAGGAGACGACTCGGGAGCTGCTCCGCCTGCTCGACGTGCCGATCGTCGAGGCGCCGGCAGAGGGGGAAGCGCAGTGCGCGCACATGGCCGCGACGGGGACCGTCGACCACGCCGGCAGCGAGGACTACGACGCCCTGCTGTTCGGCGCGCCCACGACCCTCCGCCAGCTGACGAGCAAGGGCGACCCGGAGCTAATGGACCTGGCGGCGACGCTCGCGGACCTCGACCTCGACCGACAGGGGCTCGTCGACGTCGCGATGCTCTGCGGTACGGACTTCAACGAGGGCGTCCGGGGGATCGGCCCGAAGACCGCGGTGAAGGCGGTCAGGGAACACGGCGACCTGTGGGGCGTCCTCAACGCCCGCGACGCCGAGATGCCGAACGCCGAGGCGATCCGCGAGCTGTTCATGGACCCGCCCGCGGCGGACAGCGGGGTCGACGCAGACGTGAACCCGGACGTCGAGGCCGCCCGCGAGTACGTCGTCGACGAGTGGGGCGTCGCCGGAGAGGAGGTCGAACGAGGCTTCGAGCGCATCGCGGAGTCACAGGTCCAGAGCGGGTTGGATCGGTGGACCTGA
- the fer gene encoding ferredoxin Fer → MVSPFEVLDVDEGADDETVERAYRERVKRAHPDQGGSIEEFQLVRRAYRELSERDGNGDGSDSGVDPADVDLTEGDDARAPRSTRVEFLDYEAVVDYGWSLDDDELFRKASHADLDPDAHGRLLVHPDESLLEAAERSGFGWPFSCRGGACANCAVYLAAGELSQPTDHIMPDDLAERGFRLSCNGYPLTDELSVVFNVKQRPELDDLILPPGPFTRR, encoded by the coding sequence ATGGTCTCCCCGTTCGAGGTGTTGGACGTCGACGAGGGCGCCGACGACGAGACGGTCGAACGGGCGTACCGCGAGCGCGTGAAACGCGCTCACCCCGACCAGGGGGGTTCGATCGAGGAGTTTCAGCTCGTCCGCCGGGCCTACCGCGAGCTGTCGGAGCGCGACGGGAACGGCGACGGGAGCGACAGCGGAGTCGACCCCGCCGACGTCGACCTCACCGAAGGCGACGACGCGCGGGCGCCGAGGTCGACACGCGTCGAGTTCCTCGACTACGAGGCCGTCGTCGACTACGGCTGGTCGCTCGACGACGACGAGCTGTTCCGAAAGGCGTCCCACGCCGACCTCGACCCCGACGCCCACGGTCGCCTGCTCGTCCACCCCGACGAGAGCCTGCTGGAGGCGGCCGAGCGGAGCGGCTTCGGCTGGCCGTTCTCGTGTCGCGGCGGCGCCTGCGCGAACTGCGCGGTGTACCTCGCGGCGGGCGAGCTCTCGCAACCGACCGACCACATCATGCCAGACGACCTCGCGGAGCGGGGCTTCCGGCTCTCCTGTAACGGCTACCCGCTGACCGACGAGCTGTCGGTCGTGTTCAACGTGAAACAGCGACCCGAACTCGACGACCTCATCCTCCCGCCCGGACCGTTCACGCGGCGGTAA
- a CDS encoding DHH family phosphoesterase, translating to MGSCIICGTDVGSGRVCDSHQEDVVFDFRGDSPNGLVPSRFYRGVVDGYAEFGVFVDLVPGVTGLLHRSELDRRLDTLDWEPGDEVFVQVKGVRDNGNVDLGWSIRQAEREFRGVLVQEPAGEHRPDEEPSDDGDDGDTEAETETDESADDDIEVADSVGDGESVDSVGDGESADGDAVEADADPEPTDKDVATDNEESAEVDATLASDGDEDSAVAVNGESDGAADEEVDTDADEETDADRERAPITTLGDAIGESIRIEGEVVGVRQTGGPTVFEVSDETGAVDVAAFVEPGVRAYPDVEVGDAVRVDGEVESHRGDVQVESDGLVLLDGEAAEAVRRRIAEALTDEARPEGLQPLGGDETVAALADDLLDAAEAVRRAVLESRPIVVRHPATADGYVAGAAVERAVLPLIRDEHAKSDAEYHYFTRRPLDEPVYGMDAATNDATRMLQDRDRHDEKLPLFLLVGAGSTTESADGIDLLSVYGVDAVVVDAAVADPETRDAVDTLVSPELADVDGDEGLSTGALVASLASAINDEVRPDLRHLPGASYWTDAPDRYVDLARDAGYDAERVAELREAVALEAYYQSYQDKRELIADLLFSDGGNLAAHVSEQFREKLETEIETADANVATEAVDGVEFALLDTDGYTHRYDFPPTPLLLDDLHRRHADGEPFATVGVGTDELYVRTTADVSVRDVAARAAEIAPTADIDTAGVREGKIEFLSGERDAVEDAVVAAVAEAF from the coding sequence ATGGGATCCTGTATCATTTGTGGAACCGACGTCGGGAGCGGTCGCGTCTGCGACTCGCACCAGGAAGACGTCGTGTTCGACTTCCGCGGCGACTCTCCGAACGGTCTCGTCCCGAGCCGGTTCTACCGAGGCGTCGTCGACGGATACGCCGAGTTCGGCGTGTTCGTCGACCTCGTCCCGGGCGTCACCGGCCTGCTCCACCGCTCCGAACTCGACCGCCGACTCGACACCCTCGACTGGGAGCCGGGCGACGAGGTGTTCGTCCAGGTGAAGGGCGTCCGCGACAACGGCAACGTCGACCTCGGCTGGTCGATCCGACAGGCCGAACGCGAGTTCCGCGGCGTCCTCGTCCAAGAGCCTGCCGGCGAACACCGTCCCGACGAGGAGCCGAGCGACGACGGAGACGACGGCGATACCGAAGCGGAGACCGAGACGGACGAGTCGGCGGACGACGACATCGAGGTCGCGGACTCGGTCGGAGACGGGGAGTCTGTGGACTCGGTCGGAGACGGGGAGTCCGCCGACGGCGACGCCGTCGAAGCCGACGCGGACCCCGAGCCGACCGATAAAGACGTTGCGACCGACAATGAGGAGTCCGCCGAGGTCGACGCCACACTCGCCTCGGACGGTGACGAAGATTCCGCCGTCGCCGTGAACGGCGAGTCCGACGGCGCAGCGGACGAGGAGGTCGACACCGACGCGGACGAAGAGACCGATGCGGACCGCGAGCGCGCGCCGATCACGACGCTCGGAGACGCGATCGGTGAGTCGATCCGGATCGAAGGGGAGGTCGTCGGCGTCCGTCAGACCGGCGGCCCGACGGTGTTCGAGGTCAGCGACGAGACGGGCGCGGTCGACGTGGCCGCCTTCGTCGAGCCGGGCGTCCGAGCGTACCCGGACGTCGAGGTCGGCGACGCGGTGCGGGTCGACGGCGAGGTCGAGAGCCACCGCGGCGACGTCCAAGTGGAGTCCGACGGACTCGTCCTCCTCGACGGCGAGGCGGCCGAAGCGGTCCGACGCCGGATCGCCGAGGCGCTCACCGACGAGGCGCGCCCCGAGGGGCTCCAGCCGCTGGGCGGCGACGAGACCGTGGCCGCGCTCGCGGACGACCTCCTCGACGCCGCGGAAGCGGTCCGCCGCGCGGTCCTCGAATCGCGCCCGATCGTCGTCCGCCATCCGGCGACCGCGGACGGCTACGTCGCGGGCGCCGCCGTCGAGCGCGCCGTCCTCCCGCTGATCCGCGACGAGCACGCGAAAAGCGACGCCGAGTACCACTACTTCACCCGCCGCCCGCTCGACGAGCCGGTGTACGGGATGGACGCGGCCACCAACGACGCGACGCGCATGCTCCAGGACCGCGACCGCCACGACGAGAAGCTCCCGCTGTTCCTGCTCGTCGGCGCCGGCTCGACGACCGAGTCCGCCGACGGCATCGACCTGCTGTCGGTGTACGGGGTCGACGCGGTCGTCGTCGACGCCGCGGTCGCGGACCCCGAGACCCGGGACGCGGTCGACACCCTCGTCTCGCCGGAGCTGGCCGACGTCGACGGCGACGAGGGGCTCTCGACGGGCGCGCTCGTCGCCTCGCTGGCGTCCGCGATCAACGACGAGGTCCGCCCGGACCTCCGGCACCTGCCGGGGGCGAGCTACTGGACGGACGCCCCCGACCGGTACGTCGACCTCGCGCGCGACGCGGGCTACGACGCCGAGCGCGTCGCGGAGCTCCGCGAGGCGGTCGCGCTTGAGGCGTACTACCAGTCGTACCAGGACAAACGCGAGCTCATCGCGGACCTGCTGTTCTCGGACGGCGGCAACCTCGCAGCGCACGTCTCCGAGCAGTTCCGAGAGAAGTTAGAGACCGAAATCGAGACCGCGGACGCGAACGTCGCCACGGAGGCGGTCGACGGCGTCGAGTTCGCGCTGCTCGACACCGACGGCTACACCCACCGATACGACTTCCCGCCGACGCCGCTACTCCTCGACGACCTCCACCGGCGGCACGCCGACGGCGAGCCGTTCGCGACGGTCGGCGTCGGCACCGACGAGCTGTACGTGCGCACGACGGCGGACGTGTCGGTCCGCGACGTGGCCGCGCGCGCGGCCGAAATCGCGCCGACGGCGGACATCGACACCGCCGGCGTCCGCGAGGGGAAAATCGAGTTCCTCTCGGGCGAGCGCGACGCGGTCGAGGACGCGGTCGTCGCGGCCGTCGCAGAAGCGTTCTGA
- a CDS encoding YIP1 family protein — translation MSGSTGGRPRGPRGIARTWVEVLVRPRRAFANGIAPGDQAPALTFAVAVAAAFAFGLIATDPGAVPNVVPSSRALSGVVVFLVAVALAAPVGLHLTAAVATVSVVIASVEVDGGVGSGDRGGVSETVQAVAYASSPMALAGPAIPELRVACGAYAAVLLFVGFRAVHGLGPIRTVVAAVPPAALGYGVGYRVVAAARTLFGA, via the coding sequence ATGAGCGGTTCGACGGGCGGTCGCCCGCGCGGCCCGCGCGGAATCGCGCGAACGTGGGTCGAGGTACTCGTTCGGCCGCGGCGGGCGTTCGCGAACGGGATCGCGCCCGGGGATCAGGCACCCGCGCTGACGTTCGCCGTCGCGGTCGCGGCGGCGTTCGCGTTCGGGCTGATCGCGACGGACCCCGGAGCGGTACCGAACGTCGTCCCCTCGTCGCGGGCGCTGTCCGGGGTCGTCGTCTTCCTCGTCGCGGTCGCGCTCGCGGCGCCGGTCGGTCTCCACCTGACCGCCGCGGTCGCGACCGTCTCGGTGGTGATAGCGAGCGTCGAAGTCGACGGCGGAGTCGGGTCTGGCGACCGCGGCGGCGTGAGCGAGACGGTCCAAGCCGTCGCGTACGCCAGCTCCCCGATGGCGCTGGCCGGACCCGCGATACCCGAACTCAGGGTCGCCTGCGGCGCGTACGCCGCTGTGCTGCTGTTCGTCGGGTTCCGGGCGGTCCACGGACTGGGACCGATCCGGACGGTCGTCGCCGCGGTCCCGCCGGCCGCGCTCGGCTACGGCGTTGGCTACCGCGTCGTGGCCGCGGCGCGGACGCTCTTCGGCGCGTGA
- a CDS encoding type IV pilin: MVPFRNDERGFTPLAGTGLLVGVVVLLLAIVGAAVFGLIDGVAPPDAEFEGRQVDGEIVVVAVGPDPVPAEELYVRGEDPDGNVQFGAWPGGGVVRPGDRVPVPNATGNENFDVVWEPVAFDTRETLGSYDGEDSGIQEWSEENGGSTPGGGVGV, encoded by the coding sequence ATGGTCCCGTTCCGAAACGACGAGCGAGGGTTCACCCCGCTGGCGGGGACGGGACTGCTCGTCGGGGTCGTCGTCCTGCTGCTGGCGATCGTCGGCGCGGCGGTGTTCGGTCTCATCGACGGCGTCGCCCCGCCCGACGCCGAGTTCGAGGGCCGACAGGTCGACGGCGAGATCGTCGTCGTCGCGGTCGGTCCCGACCCGGTTCCGGCCGAAGAGCTGTACGTCCGCGGCGAGGACCCGGACGGCAACGTCCAGTTCGGCGCGTGGCCCGGCGGCGGCGTGGTCCGACCGGGCGACCGGGTCCCCGTGCCCAACGCCACCGGCAACGAGAACTTCGACGTCGTCTGGGAGCCGGTCGCGTTCGACACCCGCGAGACCCTCGGCAGCTACGACGGCGAGGACTCCGGGATCCAGGAGTGGAGCGAGGAGAACGGCGGCAGCACGCCCGGCGGCGGCGTCGGCGTCTGA
- a CDS encoding Gfo/Idh/MocA family protein produces MTQEPLKIGVLGYRFMGKAHSNALARLPMFFPDAPDVDRHTLVGRDEEELADAADRFGFAHTATDWEAAIDEVDVFYNLGPNHVHAEPSIAALGAGVPVLCEKPLAPTLEEAAAMRDAAAVTDVTAGTAFNYRFVPAIRHAKGLIEDGELGEIRQVRGRYLQDWLVDPEAPWAWRMDAEMAGSGALGDLGAHTVDLANFLVGEAVGEIDRLSGHLRTFVDERPVYDGEGGIEEYRDVTVDDAYSAQVAYESGATGTFEASRVAAGHKNDHTIAVHGSKGSLKFSLERLNELEVLREGNRGYETVLVTEESDPYVDRWWPPGHVIGWEHTFVHENYEFLSAVAAGESFEPSFADGYEVQKALAAIERADERGEWVAVE; encoded by the coding sequence ATGACACAGGAACCACTCAAGATCGGCGTACTGGGGTATCGATTCATGGGCAAGGCGCACTCGAACGCGCTCGCGCGGCTCCCGATGTTCTTTCCGGACGCGCCCGACGTCGATCGGCACACGCTCGTCGGGCGCGACGAGGAAGAGCTCGCAGACGCGGCCGACCGGTTCGGCTTCGCACACACCGCGACCGACTGGGAGGCGGCGATAGACGAGGTGGACGTCTTCTACAACCTCGGCCCGAACCACGTCCACGCGGAGCCGTCGATCGCGGCCCTCGGAGCCGGAGTTCCCGTCCTCTGTGAGAAGCCGCTCGCGCCGACGCTGGAGGAGGCCGCGGCGATGCGCGACGCAGCGGCTGTAACCGACGTGACCGCGGGCACCGCGTTCAACTACCGGTTCGTCCCCGCGATCCGGCACGCGAAGGGGCTGATCGAAGACGGCGAACTCGGAGAGATCCGGCAGGTCCGCGGGCGGTACCTCCAGGACTGGCTCGTCGACCCCGAGGCGCCGTGGGCGTGGCGGATGGACGCCGAGATGGCGGGATCGGGCGCGCTCGGGGATCTCGGCGCGCACACGGTCGACCTCGCGAACTTCCTCGTGGGCGAGGCGGTCGGCGAGATCGACCGCCTCTCCGGCCACCTCCGGACGTTCGTCGACGAGCGTCCCGTCTACGACGGGGAGGGGGGAATCGAGGAGTACCGCGACGTGACGGTCGACGACGCCTACAGCGCGCAGGTCGCCTACGAGTCGGGCGCGACCGGGACCTTCGAGGCCAGCCGCGTCGCTGCGGGCCACAAGAACGACCACACGATCGCGGTCCACGGCTCGAAGGGGAGCCTCAAGTTCTCCTTAGAGCGGCTCAACGAGTTGGAGGTGCTCCGCGAGGGGAACCGCGGCTACGAAACGGTACTCGTCACCGAGGAGTCGGACCCGTACGTCGACCGCTGGTGGCCCCCCGGTCACGTGATCGGCTGGGAACACACGTTCGTCCACGAGAACTACGAATTCCTCTCGGCGGTCGCGGCGGGAGAGTCGTTCGAGCCGTCGTTCGCGGACGGGTACGAGGTCCAGAAGGCGCTCGCGGCGATCGAGCGGGCCGACGAGCGCGGCGAGTGGGTCGCCGTCGAGTGA
- a CDS encoding sugar phosphate isomerase/epimerase, which produces MEVGVLTVPLGGEPIDDAVAYLDEIGVDALELGVGGWPGEDHVDRETLLDDEAAREDLRDLLDAHGLRVSALATHNNPLHPDSERAARADRELREAIELADLLGVGTVTCFSGLPAGAPGDSTPNWVTAPWPTEHADALDYQWDEVAVPYWRDVARHADRHGVDVAVEMHPNMLVYEPTSLVALREATNERIGANFDPSHLYWQGIDVTEAIRFLGGRDAIHHVHAKDTKVYDANARVKGVLDTTGYAEEAGRSWLFRSIGYGHDEAHWKEVVSTLRMVGYEGALSIEHEDSLTSAREGLEKAVDVLDRAVFETEPGDAYWAE; this is translated from the coding sequence ATGGAGGTCGGCGTGCTAACCGTTCCCCTCGGCGGCGAACCGATTGACGACGCGGTCGCGTACCTCGACGAGATCGGCGTTGACGCCCTCGAACTCGGCGTCGGCGGATGGCCCGGCGAGGACCACGTCGACCGGGAAACGCTCCTCGACGACGAAGCGGCACGCGAGGACCTTCGCGACCTGCTCGACGCTCACGGGCTCCGGGTCTCCGCGCTCGCGACGCACAACAACCCGCTCCATCCGGATTCGGAGCGGGCCGCGAGGGCCGACCGCGAACTGCGCGAGGCGATCGAGTTGGCCGACCTGCTCGGCGTCGGGACGGTGACGTGCTTCTCGGGACTCCCCGCGGGCGCCCCCGGCGACTCGACGCCGAACTGGGTCACGGCTCCGTGGCCGACCGAACACGCCGACGCGCTCGACTACCAGTGGGACGAGGTGGCGGTCCCGTACTGGCGGGACGTGGCGAGACACGCCGACCGTCACGGCGTCGACGTCGCCGTCGAGATGCACCCGAACATGCTCGTGTACGAGCCGACGAGCCTGGTCGCGCTCCGAGAGGCGACCAACGAGCGGATCGGCGCCAACTTCGATCCCTCACACCTCTACTGGCAGGGGATCGACGTGACCGAGGCGATCCGCTTTCTCGGCGGACGCGACGCGATTCATCACGTCCACGCCAAGGACACGAAGGTGTACGACGCGAACGCACGCGTGAAGGGCGTCCTCGACACGACGGGTTACGCCGAGGAGGCCGGCCGATCGTGGCTGTTCCGCTCGATCGGTTACGGCCACGACGAGGCCCACTGGAAGGAGGTCGTCTCGACGCTCCGGATGGTCGGCTACGAGGGCGCGCTGTCGATCGAACACGAGGACTCGCTGACCTCGGCGCGGGAGGGGTTAGAGAAGGCGGTCGACGTGCTCGATCGCGCCGTCTTCGAGACGGAACCGGGCGACGCGTACTGGGCGGAGTGA
- a CDS encoding PspA/IM30 family protein — translation MGILSRASYVIRSKVNTLLNRAEDPTESLDYSYEQMRDELQDVKQGIADLTTQKKRLEIQKRKLEENVEKHNRQAREAVQQDRDDLARKALEKKKSKMAQMEELEGQIAELNDTQDQLVEKKNKLQNRIEEFRTKKETMKARYEAAEASSRVSEAMTGVGDEMEDVSRSIDRAEERTEEMEARSEAMDELEESGAFEDALSDKDNIDRELESLSTDSEVDAELETLKGELGEGKPANGDGGATDEEVDAELEDIESEMDADDLEADLDDGDAGTDLDEELDVKLEESEADADEQRN, via the coding sequence ATGGGAATCCTCTCGCGCGCCTCCTACGTCATCCGTTCGAAGGTGAATACCCTCCTCAACCGGGCGGAAGACCCGACCGAGTCCCTCGACTACTCGTACGAACAGATGCGCGACGAACTCCAGGACGTGAAACAGGGGATCGCGGACCTGACGACCCAAAAGAAGCGCCTGGAGATTCAAAAGCGCAAGCTCGAAGAGAACGTCGAAAAGCACAATCGCCAGGCCAGAGAGGCGGTCCAGCAGGACCGCGACGACCTCGCCCGGAAGGCCTTAGAGAAGAAGAAATCGAAGATGGCCCAGATGGAGGAGCTGGAGGGTCAGATCGCGGAGCTGAACGACACCCAAGACCAGCTCGTCGAAAAAAAGAACAAGCTCCAGAACCGCATCGAGGAGTTCCGCACGAAAAAGGAGACGATGAAGGCCCGCTACGAGGCGGCCGAGGCGTCCTCGCGCGTCTCCGAGGCGATGACCGGCGTCGGCGACGAGATGGAAGACGTGAGCCGCTCCATCGATCGCGCCGAGGAGCGCACCGAGGAGATGGAGGCGCGGTCGGAGGCGATGGACGAGCTGGAGGAGTCCGGCGCGTTCGAGGACGCGCTCTCGGACAAGGACAACATCGACCGCGAGTTAGAGAGCCTCTCGACGGACAGCGAGGTCGACGCCGAGCTGGAGACGCTCAAAGGTGAACTCGGGGAGGGAAAACCGGCGAACGGCGACGGCGGCGCCACCGACGAAGAGGTCGACGCCGAGCTGGAGGACATCGAGAGCGAGATGGACGCCGACGACCTGGAGGCCGACCTCGACGACGGCGACGCCGGCACCGACCTCGACGAGGAACTCGACGTCAAGCTGGAGGAGTCCGAGGCGGACGCCGACGAACAGCGGAACTGA
- a CDS encoding dipeptide epimerase yields MTLDAEFERVSMPLENPFTIARGTQTTAENVIVRITDEAGMTGIGGAAPSTHYGETADTVEAVVPELLDAVERVGDPHALHEVESALRAVVNDNPAARAAVSIAVHDLAAKRLGVPLYRLWGLDPTDAPKTSFTIGLDETDRVREKAADAVEAGHSALKIKLGTDRDRELIDAVRDAAPDARLRVDANEAWTPKEAVAKAEWLADRDVEFVEQPVPADDPEGLRYVYERASLPIAADESCVTAADVPAVAKRCDIANLKLMKTGGLLEARRVIAAARAHGLEVMCGCMIESNASIAAAAQLAPLLDYADLDGSLLLAADPYDGVDLSGGAIRLTDQDRAGTGARPDSE; encoded by the coding sequence ATGACGCTCGACGCCGAGTTCGAGCGGGTCTCGATGCCCCTCGAAAATCCGTTCACCATCGCCCGCGGCACTCAGACGACCGCCGAGAACGTGATCGTTCGGATCACCGACGAGGCCGGGATGACCGGGATCGGCGGCGCGGCCCCGTCGACGCACTACGGCGAGACCGCAGACACGGTCGAAGCGGTCGTGCCGGAGCTCCTCGACGCGGTCGAGCGCGTCGGGGACCCCCACGCTCTCCACGAGGTCGAGTCCGCGCTGCGGGCGGTCGTGAACGACAATCCCGCCGCCCGAGCCGCCGTCTCGATCGCGGTCCACGACCTCGCCGCGAAGCGGCTGGGCGTGCCCCTCTACCGCCTGTGGGGACTCGACCCGACCGACGCGCCGAAGACATCGTTCACGATCGGACTCGACGAGACCGACCGCGTCCGCGAGAAGGCGGCCGACGCCGTCGAGGCGGGCCACTCCGCGTTGAAGATCAAGCTCGGCACTGACCGCGACCGAGAGCTGATCGACGCGGTCCGCGACGCCGCGCCCGACGCCCGGTTGCGCGTCGACGCCAACGAGGCGTGGACGCCGAAGGAGGCGGTCGCGAAGGCCGAGTGGCTCGCGGACCGCGACGTCGAGTTCGTCGAACAGCCGGTCCCGGCCGACGACCCCGAAGGGCTCCGGTACGTCTACGAGCGCGCTTCCCTCCCGATCGCCGCCGACGAGTCCTGCGTGACCGCCGCGGACGTGCCCGCGGTCGCAAAACGCTGCGATATCGCGAACCTGAAGCTGATGAAGACCGGCGGGCTGTTGGAGGCGCGCCGGGTGATCGCCGCCGCGCGGGCGCACGGGCTGGAGGTGATGTGCGGCTGTATGATCGAGTCGAACGCCTCCATCGCGGCGGCCGCACAGCTCGCACCGCTCCTCGATTACGCCGACCTCGACGGCTCGCTGCTGCTCGCTGCGGACCCGTACGACGGCGTCGACCTGTCCGGCGGCGCGATCCGACTCACCGACCAGGACCGCGCGGGGACCGGCGCGCGCCCGGATTCGGAGTGA
- a CDS encoding DUF1611 domain-containing protein produces METERIAVLAHEKFPDRAKTALGVMRYGDQEVRAVLDRDRTGDRVRDHVSDLPDAPIVESFSDALAAADGNLDALYVGIAPIGGGFDESWRSDLETAIESGCDVVSGLHYFLNDDEKLAALAAEHGVDLVDVREPDDDLTVATGASGDVEADVLLTVGTDCSVGKMTASLEIVAAARERGIDAAFVPTGQTGIMIAGWGNPIDRVVSDFAAGAVEEMLVEADGDHDLLVVEGQGSIVHPAYSAVTCGILHGSMPDGLVLCHAAGREAVHGYESFSLPPIGEYVDRYEGLADPVRETAVVAGALNTRDIADDEAAADAVASFAEAADVPAADPVRDGADRIVEAAVDAGLGVDERSGEGDDE; encoded by the coding sequence ATGGAGACAGAGCGGATCGCGGTGCTGGCCCACGAGAAGTTCCCCGACCGCGCGAAGACCGCGCTCGGCGTCATGCGCTACGGCGACCAAGAGGTCCGGGCTGTCCTCGACCGGGACCGCACCGGTGACCGCGTGCGCGACCACGTCTCGGACCTCCCGGACGCGCCGATCGTCGAGTCGTTCTCGGACGCGCTCGCGGCCGCGGACGGCAACCTCGACGCCCTCTACGTCGGGATTGCGCCCATCGGCGGCGGCTTCGACGAGTCGTGGCGGTCCGACCTTGAGACCGCGATCGAGTCCGGCTGCGACGTGGTCAGCGGTCTCCACTACTTCCTGAACGACGACGAGAAGTTGGCCGCGCTCGCGGCCGAACACGGCGTCGACCTCGTCGACGTGCGTGAGCCGGACGACGACCTGACGGTCGCGACCGGCGCCTCGGGGGACGTGGAAGCCGACGTGCTGCTCACCGTGGGGACCGACTGCTCGGTCGGGAAGATGACCGCATCGCTGGAGATCGTCGCGGCCGCCCGCGAGCGCGGGATCGACGCCGCGTTCGTCCCCACCGGCCAGACCGGGATCATGATCGCGGGCTGGGGGAACCCGATCGACCGCGTCGTCTCCGACTTCGCCGCGGGCGCGGTCGAGGAGATGCTTGTCGAGGCCGACGGCGACCACGACCTGCTCGTCGTCGAGGGTCAGGGGAGCATCGTCCACCCCGCCTACTCGGCGGTCACCTGCGGCATCCTCCACGGGTCGATGCCGGACGGCCTCGTGCTCTGTCACGCCGCTGGCCGCGAGGCGGTCCACGGCTACGAGTCCTTCTCGCTCCCGCCGATCGGAGAGTACGTCGACCGCTACGAGGGGCTCGCGGACCCCGTCCGCGAGACCGCGGTCGTCGCCGGTGCGCTCAACACGAGGGACATCGCGGACGACGAGGCGGCCGCCGACGCCGTCGCGTCGTTCGCTGAGGCGGCGGACGTTCCCGCGGCCGATCCGGTCAGAGACGGCGCGGACCGCATCGTCGAGGCCGCGGTCGACGCCGGGCTCGGGGTCGACGAGCGGTCGGGAGAGGGTGACGACGAATGA